The following proteins come from a genomic window of Planctomycetota bacterium:
- a CDS encoding nuclear transport factor 2 family protein, with protein MSLQSIGKKVVDMCNAGKNFDVMHTLYDPNIASVEPTGKATVGKEPVIKKSEIWATTVEIHGEKVVGPFFHGPDKFATKTIFDITRKATGQRVQLEEITVYTVKNDLITREEFFFGGDQW; from the coding sequence ATGAGTCTTCAGTCAATCGGCAAGAAAGTCGTGGACATGTGCAACGCGGGCAAGAACTTTGACGTGATGCACACGCTGTACGATCCGAACATCGCGTCGGTGGAGCCGACGGGCAAGGCGACGGTCGGCAAGGAACCCGTCATCAAGAAGTCGGAAATCTGGGCCACGACCGTCGAGATTCACGGCGAAAAAGTCGTCGGCCCGTTCTTCCACGGCCCCGACAAGTTCGCCACCAAGACGATCTTCGACATCACCCGCAAAGCCACCGGCCAGCGCGTCCAGCTCGAGGAAATCACCGTCTACACCGTCAAAAACGACCTGATCACCCGCGAGGAATTCTTCTTCGGCGGGGATCAGTGGTGA
- a CDS encoding MFS transporter, translated as MIFLLEPSVFCPEFRTLIYPISRCFTSKIALRRLAPQLPVRPVLARVISHPLRHRPRLRYPLPTMPPLFAAALVVFLEGLSFGIVLPVVTPFVEQLHGTERWAGFIFAAATLPRVFCAPLWGKLSDHMGRRPVMALVVIGTTTASIMWALTTRLDGFLFSGLVWLLIARTIYGLFAAQSVLGLAVASDVSDASKRAAAMGVLGAAFGLAFTLGPAIGGYFAVHFGAVNIGWLAGSVQICSLPVILLLLRETLPKTLEEAEEHDVFAHPKSILHLATVPVVLWLILVCVIATAAYSLMFPTIQPLTEKWYDWHMGDVGVALSIFGLIGAFVQGGMIRPTVKRLGEKTTALLGLALLGIGMIWLGTHPISHVALWAALSLMAIGTGFSVPTLTGLMSLSVDERDQGAVHGLNQSATSIGRTLGFGASGLLFVHSAPLTYYTGGLASLAALLMLLLHRPRKHTHPAP; from the coding sequence ATGATCTTCCTTCTGGAACCCTCGGTCTTTTGTCCCGAATTCAGAACCTTAATATACCCCATTTCCCGCTGTTTTACAAGCAAAATCGCGCTTCGCCGCCTCGCGCCCCAACTGCCCGTCCGCCCTGTTCTTGCACGCGTCATCAGCCACCCGCTTCGACATCGCCCGCGATTGCGTTATCCTTTACCGACTATGCCCCCACTCTTCGCCGCCGCCCTTGTCGTCTTTCTCGAAGGCCTGAGCTTCGGCATCGTCCTGCCCGTGGTGACGCCCTTCGTCGAGCAATTGCATGGCACCGAACGATGGGCCGGGTTCATCTTCGCCGCCGCCACACTCCCCCGCGTCTTCTGCGCCCCCCTATGGGGCAAGCTCTCCGATCACATGGGCCGACGACCCGTCATGGCACTCGTCGTCATCGGAACCACCACCGCCTCCATCATGTGGGCCCTGACCACCCGGCTCGACGGCTTCCTCTTCTCCGGCCTTGTCTGGCTCCTCATCGCCCGGACCATCTACGGCCTCTTCGCCGCCCAATCCGTCCTCGGACTCGCCGTCGCCTCCGATGTCTCCGACGCAAGCAAACGCGCCGCCGCCATGGGCGTCCTCGGCGCCGCCTTCGGTCTCGCCTTCACTTTGGGCCCCGCCATCGGCGGCTACTTCGCCGTCCACTTCGGAGCCGTCAACATCGGCTGGCTCGCCGGCTCCGTGCAGATCTGCTCGCTGCCCGTGATCCTCCTGCTCCTGCGCGAAACGCTGCCCAAAACCCTCGAAGAAGCCGAGGAACACGACGTCTTCGCACACCCCAAGTCCATCCTCCATCTCGCCACCGTCCCCGTCGTCCTCTGGCTCATTCTCGTCTGCGTCATCGCCACCGCCGCCTACTCCCTCATGTTCCCCACCATTCAACCCCTCACCGAAAAATGGTACGACTGGCACATGGGTGACGTCGGCGTCGCCCTGTCGATCTTCGGCCTCATCGGCGCCTTCGTCCAGGGCGGCATGATCCGACCCACCGTCAAACGACTCGGCGAAAAGACCACCGCGCTCCTGGGCCTCGCGCTCCTGGGCATCGGCATGATCTGGCTCGGAACCCATCCGATTTCGCACGTCGCGCTCTGGGCCGCCCTTTCGCTCATGGCCATCGGCACCGGCTTCTCCGTCCCCACCCTCACCGGCCTCATGTCCCTCTCCGTCGACGAACGCGACCAGGGGGCCGTGCACGGCCTCAACCAGTCCGCCACCAGCATCGGCCGAACCCTCGGCTTCGGCGCCTCCGGACTCCTCTTCGTCCACAGCGCCCCCCTGACCTACTACACCGGCGGCCTCGCCTCCCTCGCCGCCCTCCTCATGCTCCTCCTCCACCGCCCCCGCAAACACACACACCCCGCCCCCTGA
- a CDS encoding PEP-CTERM sorting domain-containing protein — translation MCSASGITRRKVGGRSRTCRIVSAALLGAMLAAGSVQAGLSGPTVNVTFNIAVDTPVIGDNIIDYTLDASSLGQGMPTAGDEVTGTASATLGLVSATGDPQITDLVFNGGSTINLSDFSFSLGALGSFAFQNLVGQPFTIGASTLSTPATLAQTGLFPASNHEIRANQGNFVPSGLISGIIGPVDLSTEPLDYVGDTTRHGTLTVALNSSSGGMSTYDVVFVIPLSNDSSPSYAEGLTAHSEGDWVGVGQFTVPNATTVPEPASMGLLAIGATALMMRRRR, via the coding sequence ATGTGTAGTGCATCCGGAATCACGCGGAGGAAGGTCGGCGGACGGTCGCGGACGTGTCGCATCGTGTCGGCGGCATTGCTGGGGGCGATGCTCGCGGCGGGATCGGTGCAGGCGGGATTGTCGGGGCCGACGGTGAATGTGACGTTCAACATCGCCGTGGACACGCCGGTGATCGGCGACAACATCATCGACTACACGCTCGACGCCAGCAGTCTCGGGCAGGGCATGCCGACGGCCGGTGACGAGGTGACGGGGACCGCCAGCGCGACGCTCGGCCTCGTCAGCGCGACCGGCGATCCGCAGATCACCGACCTGGTTTTCAATGGCGGCTCGACCATCAATCTCTCCGACTTCAGCTTCAGTCTGGGCGCACTGGGCAGCTTCGCTTTCCAGAACCTCGTGGGTCAGCCGTTCACAATCGGCGCTTCGACGCTCTCGACCCCGGCGACGCTCGCGCAGACGGGCCTGTTCCCCGCATCGAATCATGAGATTCGCGCCAATCAGGGCAATTTCGTTCCTTCGGGGCTCATCAGCGGAATCATCGGTCCGGTCGACCTGTCGACCGAACCGCTCGACTACGTCGGGGACACCACCCGCCACGGCACGCTCACCGTCGCGCTCAACTCCAGCAGCGGCGGGATGTCGACCTATGACGTCGTCTTCGTGATCCCGCTCAGCAACGACTCGTCACCGAGCTACGCCGAGGGGCTCACCGCGCACTCGGAAGGCGACTGGGTCGGCGTCGGCCAGTTCACGGTTCCCAACGCCACGACCGTCCCCGAGCCCGCGTCGATGGGACTGCTGGCGATCGGCGCGACGGCGCTGATGATGCGCCGCCGGCGGTAA
- a CDS encoding aldo/keto reductase, which produces MRYRKFPNTDLAVSEVGFGVWTVSTDWWGVTDEALRRKLVADAFHKYGITHFNTAPTYGDGYGETLLADVLGDVRDKVVYATKFGYDLTDTEGRPGHRERAHDYDTRSIRRQCEESLKRLNTDVIDLYEGHNSRLEHIDNDDIIAALEKLKDEGKIRYWGVSLGPKIDPGRQVDEAMAAIRRGYHGVQIIYNLLEQAVGSPILDEARKAGVGLMTRVPHSSGLLEGNLTPETTFPKWDHRSHRPKIWLTEGLQKVEQLEFLTAGGGRTMAQATLQFILRNPVFVSTLPNIYDEQNLAEFAAAPDTPQLSDAEYNEAQRLYANNFGLEPASTM; this is translated from the coding sequence ATGCGTTACCGCAAGTTTCCCAACACTGATCTGGCTGTGAGCGAAGTGGGCTTTGGCGTGTGGACCGTTTCGACGGACTGGTGGGGCGTCACCGATGAAGCCCTCCGCCGCAAGCTCGTCGCCGACGCGTTCCACAAGTACGGCATCACGCACTTCAACACCGCGCCGACCTATGGCGACGGGTACGGCGAAACGCTGCTCGCCGACGTGCTGGGCGATGTGCGCGACAAGGTCGTCTACGCCACGAAGTTCGGCTACGACCTGACCGACACCGAAGGCCGGCCCGGCCACCGCGAGCGCGCTCATGACTACGACACCCGTTCGATCCGACGCCAGTGCGAGGAATCGCTCAAGCGGCTCAACACGGACGTGATCGACCTGTACGAAGGCCACAACAGCCGCCTCGAACACATCGACAACGACGACATCATCGCCGCGCTCGAGAAGCTCAAGGACGAAGGGAAAATTCGCTACTGGGGCGTGTCGCTGGGGCCCAAGATCGACCCGGGCCGACAGGTCGACGAAGCGATGGCGGCGATCCGGCGCGGGTATCATGGCGTGCAGATCATCTACAATCTGCTCGAGCAGGCGGTCGGTTCGCCGATTCTCGACGAGGCCCGCAAGGCCGGCGTCGGGCTCATGACGCGCGTGCCCCACTCTTCCGGTCTGCTCGAAGGAAACCTCACGCCCGAGACGACCTTCCCCAAGTGGGACCACCGCTCGCACCGTCCGAAGATCTGGCTCACCGAAGGGCTTCAGAAAGTCGAGCAGCTTGAGTTCCTCACCGCCGGCGGCGGGCGCACGATGGCGCAGGCCACGCTTCAGTTCATCCTGCGCAATCCCGTTTTCGTCTCGACGCTGCCGAACATCTACGACGAGCAGAACCTCGCCGAGTTCGCCGCCGCCCCCGACACGCCGCAGCTTTCCGACGCCGAGTACAACGAGGCGCAGCGCCTTTACGCCAACAACTTCGGCCTCGAACCGGCGTCAACGATGTAA
- a CDS encoding DUF1080 domain-containing protein, producing MKTRTPLPTLFVSLICAAAALAGTDDWAHQVKLPEGEVAQSLFNGADLSGWEGTDKYWSVVDGAIEGKNTTPVPASTYLFTKKSYRSFRLLLEVKQTMGSGYSTIHSAVAALGQVITDAGDPHGFKGPLLMFCHDWGIWDAHRRNRVEPAKHAGSWHPPGIEKEGNWNQIEILVIGDRIRMAANGKLVFDFTDQPDMLKESPLGLQLHQNNAHVTYHFRGLVLTENPKDQLVTAP from the coding sequence ATGAAGACCCGCACGCCGCTTCCGACGCTCTTTGTGAGTCTGATCTGCGCCGCCGCCGCGCTCGCCGGGACCGATGACTGGGCGCATCAAGTCAAGCTCCCCGAGGGCGAAGTCGCCCAGTCGCTTTTCAATGGCGCGGACCTGAGCGGCTGGGAAGGCACCGACAAATACTGGTCCGTCGTCGATGGCGCCATCGAAGGCAAGAACACGACGCCCGTCCCCGCGAGCACCTACCTCTTCACCAAAAAATCCTACCGCAGCTTCCGCCTGCTGCTGGAAGTCAAGCAGACCATGGGCTCGGGCTATTCGACGATTCACTCCGCCGTCGCCGCGCTGGGCCAGGTCATCACCGACGCCGGTGACCCGCACGGATTCAAAGGCCCGCTCCTGATGTTCTGTCACGACTGGGGCATCTGGGACGCCCACCGCCGCAACCGCGTCGAACCCGCCAAACACGCCGGCTCCTGGCATCCGCCCGGCATCGAAAAGGAAGGCAACTGGAACCAGATCGAAATCCTCGTCATCGGCGACCGCATCCGCATGGCCGCCAACGGCAAGCTCGTCTTCGACTTCACCGACCAGCCCGACATGCTCAAGGAGTCCCCCCTCGGCCTCCAGCTCCACCAGAACAACGCCCACGTCACCTACCACTTCCGCGGCCTCGTCCTCACCGAAAACCCCAAGGACCAACTCGTCACCGCTCCATAA
- a CDS encoding polysaccharide deacetylase family protein, which translates to MLSHLSARSPVSKSSCRSTAGSFSRPTSPGCLAARPVSPSLRSAAKAGPAASNMRRKNDPAARRPGERGRDEPEGLTTTTTYRRRGGGANKRTKSGMSMHPGDPLRCGTMKKFITLIVMLFAVHTPAVRAADDIGATRIAKWKDDKACAFVLMFDDSCPTDVKIVVPELEKRRMTGTFYINPGSGQYGANRKAWEETIPGAGFELANHTFTHRGGDTKSDIEQEVVRCNEAIHKTTPTMNWPRLVSYGQPGGIKPERWPSTKGELAAILAKNHLIDRPDFGGRGAMIAFHTSGEMLAHVDKAIQSGAMECIVFHGVGGDWITTPLDVFTGFLDGLATRRQKVWLTRHIPAHQYATERDSAQVKVTRADATTIRLALSSGADPKFYDQPLTLITHVPADWKTCTITQGERTIEAASKDGAVMYDATPGGQVITIRKK; encoded by the coding sequence ATGTTGTCCCACTTGTCGGCGAGGTCGCCGGTCTCAAAGTCATCGTGCAGGAGCACGGCCGGTTCGTTTTCGAGGCCGACGTCGCCGGGATGTTTGGCGGCGAGGCCGGTGTCGCCTTCGCTCAGATCGGCGGCGAAGGCGGGGCCGGCGGCGAGCAACATGAGGAGAAAGAATGACCCGGCGGCGCGACGGCCGGGCGAAAGGGGACGGGATGAACCGGAGGGCCTCACGACGACAACAACCTATCGCCGGCGCGGCGGCGGTGCAAACAAGCGGACGAAAAGCGGGATGAGTATGCACCCCGGCGATCCGCTACGATGTGGCACCATGAAAAAGTTCATCACGCTGATCGTCATGCTGTTTGCCGTACACACCCCCGCCGTCCGCGCGGCGGACGACATCGGGGCGACGCGCATCGCGAAATGGAAGGATGACAAGGCGTGTGCCTTCGTGCTCATGTTCGATGACAGTTGTCCGACGGATGTGAAGATCGTCGTGCCGGAGCTTGAGAAGCGGCGGATGACGGGGACGTTTTACATCAATCCGGGGTCGGGGCAGTATGGGGCGAATCGCAAGGCGTGGGAGGAGACGATTCCGGGGGCGGGGTTTGAGTTGGCCAATCACACGTTCACGCATCGCGGGGGCGACACGAAGTCGGACATCGAACAGGAAGTCGTTCGATGCAATGAGGCGATTCACAAGACGACGCCGACGATGAACTGGCCGCGGCTCGTTTCGTACGGGCAGCCGGGCGGGATCAAGCCCGAGCGCTGGCCCAGCACGAAGGGCGAACTGGCGGCGATCCTGGCGAAGAATCATCTGATCGACCGCCCGGACTTCGGCGGGCGCGGGGCGATGATCGCGTTTCATACTTCGGGCGAAATGCTCGCGCATGTCGACAAGGCGATCCAGTCGGGGGCGATGGAGTGCATCGTGTTCCACGGCGTCGGCGGGGACTGGATCACGACGCCGCTCGATGTGTTCACGGGCTTTCTCGATGGGCTGGCGACGCGGCGGCAGAAGGTCTGGCTCACCCGCCACATCCCCGCGCATCAGTACGCCACCGAGCGCGACAGCGCACAGGTGAAAGTCACGCGGGCCGACGCAACGACAATCAGGCTCGCGCTGAGCAGCGGCGCGGACCCGAAGTTTTACGATCAGCCGCTCACGCTCATCACGCATGTCCCGGCGGACTGGAAAACATGCACGATCACGCAGGGCGAACGGACGATCGAAGCGGCGTCGAAGGACGGCGCGGTGATGTATGACGCGACGCCGGGCGGGCAGGTGATCACGATTCGCAAAAAGTAA
- a CDS encoding phosphatase PAP2 family protein, protein MYSRRLAMACAWVVVCLGIGAGAPAVVYDGGADPVLAWNNVLLDAIKIQGGGPGPIARQGAMLHTAIYDAFNSIDGTHTPYLLKLDVPETTSYRAAIATAAHDVLAATFDVNGLPALGAMFDAKRDAELAQVSDGADKLAGIMLGQEVAAAILASRANDQSNLSNPYVGGSGPGQWEPTEMGPGGNAWGPEWYMVTPWAISSHDQFRPPAPPELTSQEYADAFNEVKEKGALVGSTRTDYETQTASFWANDRNGTWKPPGHLNYITQVISANAGLDVAENARLFALVNIAMGDASIVAWDAKFATDLDLWRPVTAIHDADIDGNDQTVADPAWQPLSADTTVNGFTPPFPAYTSGHATFAAAMAQVLADFFGSDVIDPFTIVSGDPGYSGDARTFTSLSEMALEDAQSRIYLGVHYQFDAQWGLLTGSAVGHFVFEHMMLSLRAVPEPTSAAAIIMAGLSWRGRRRAES, encoded by the coding sequence ATGTATTCTCGTCGGCTCGCGATGGCGTGTGCGTGGGTTGTCGTGTGTCTGGGCATCGGAGCGGGCGCTCCCGCGGTCGTATACGACGGTGGGGCGGACCCGGTGCTGGCATGGAACAACGTGCTGCTGGACGCCATCAAAATTCAGGGCGGCGGGCCCGGGCCGATCGCGCGGCAGGGGGCGATGCTCCACACGGCGATCTACGACGCCTTCAACAGCATCGATGGAACGCACACGCCCTACCTGCTCAAGCTCGACGTGCCGGAGACAACGTCGTACCGGGCGGCGATCGCGACGGCGGCGCACGATGTGTTGGCAGCGACGTTCGATGTCAATGGTCTGCCGGCGCTCGGTGCGATGTTCGATGCGAAGCGCGATGCGGAGTTGGCGCAGGTCAGCGATGGGGCGGACAAGCTGGCGGGGATCATGCTGGGGCAAGAGGTGGCGGCGGCGATCCTCGCTTCGCGGGCGAATGACCAATCGAATCTGAGCAATCCGTATGTGGGCGGTTCGGGGCCGGGGCAATGGGAGCCGACGGAGATGGGGCCGGGCGGGAATGCATGGGGCCCGGAGTGGTATATGGTGACGCCCTGGGCGATCAGTTCGCACGACCAGTTTCGTCCGCCGGCCCCGCCGGAGTTGACGTCGCAGGAGTACGCCGATGCGTTCAATGAGGTGAAGGAGAAGGGGGCGCTCGTCGGCTCGACGCGGACGGATTACGAGACGCAGACGGCTTCGTTCTGGGCGAACGATCGTAATGGGACGTGGAAGCCGCCGGGGCATTTGAACTACATCACGCAGGTGATTTCGGCGAATGCGGGGCTCGACGTGGCGGAAAACGCGCGGCTGTTCGCGCTGGTGAACATCGCCATGGGCGACGCAAGCATCGTGGCGTGGGACGCCAAATTCGCCACGGACCTGGACCTTTGGCGGCCGGTCACGGCGATCCATGACGCGGACATCGACGGGAACGATCAGACGGTCGCCGACCCGGCCTGGCAGCCCCTCTCGGCGGACACGACGGTCAACGGGTTCACGCCCCCGTTCCCGGCGTACACGTCGGGGCATGCGACGTTCGCGGCGGCGATGGCGCAGGTGCTCGCCGACTTTTTCGGGTCCGACGTCATCGACCCGTTCACCATCGTATCCGGCGACCCGGGCTACAGCGGGGATGCACGGACGTTTACATCGCTGAGCGAAATGGCGCTGGAGGATGCCCAGAGCCGCATCTATCTGGGCGTGCATTATCAGTTCGACGCCCAGTGGGGCCTGTTGACCGGGTCGGCGGTGGGGCACTTTGTGTTCGAGCACATGATGCTGAGTCTGCGGGCGGTTCCGGAACCGACGAGCGCCGCGGCGATCATCATGGCGGGGCTGAGCTGGCGCGGGCGCCGCCGGGCTGAGTCATGA
- a CDS encoding Rieske 2Fe-2S domain-containing protein, whose translation MGIELPLADVPPGAMERIEIDGQAVMVTNVDGDIYAVSDTCTHAQISLSSGSLHGRQVMCPWHGAMFDLKTGRPTCGPAVDPLRCYRVRIENETIHIETGAD comes from the coding sequence ATGGGTATTGAATTGCCGCTCGCTGACGTGCCGCCCGGTGCGATGGAGCGTATTGAGATCGACGGGCAGGCCGTGATGGTGACGAACGTCGATGGCGACATCTACGCGGTGTCCGACACGTGCACGCATGCGCAGATCAGTCTCAGCTCCGGGTCGCTGCACGGAAGGCAGGTCATGTGCCCGTGGCACGGGGCGATGTTCGACCTGAAAACCGGCCGGCCGACCTGCGGTCCGGCCGTTGATCCGCTGCGCTGCTATCGGGTGCGCATCGAGAACGAGACGATCCACATCGAAACGGGCGCGGATTAA
- the trxA gene encoding thioredoxin, with amino-acid sequence MASKAVQQFTDANFQSEVLGADVPVVVDFWAEWCMPCRMLAPIIDELADDFVGKAKIGKIDTDANRDVTLKYQINAIPTVIVFKNGEIAKKFVGMTNKADLSAAISAAAG; translated from the coding sequence ATGGCCAGCAAAGCCGTTCAACAGTTTACCGACGCCAATTTCCAGTCCGAAGTGCTCGGGGCCGATGTCCCCGTGGTCGTCGATTTCTGGGCCGAGTGGTGCATGCCCTGCCGCATGCTCGCGCCCATCATCGACGAACTCGCCGATGACTTCGTCGGCAAGGCGAAGATCGGCAAGATCGACACCGATGCCAACCGCGACGTGACCCTCAAGTATCAGATCAACGCGATCCCCACGGTGATCGTGTTCAAGAACGGCGAGATCGCCAAGAAGTTCGTCGGCATGACCAACAAGGCCGATCTCTCCGCCGCCATCAGCGCCGCCGCCGGCTGA
- the folP gene encoding dihydropteroate synthase, producing MKLTLPHNRTLSLDRPVIVGILNLTPDSFSDGAAYGSVDAAAGHAMHMIDEGADVIDLGGESTRPGASRIDADEQLRRVMPVLEKLAPQVQVPISIDTTRRSVAEAAIRAGASIVNDVSAGRDDPAMLPFVAECGAAVVLMHMLGEPATMQRDPHYQNVVTEVRDFLLGRVDAAMATGVDPSRIILDPGIGFGKTTEHNLRLLADLPALVRTGYPILLGASRKRFLGQITGRAEPAQRAAATAATTAIGVAAGVKLFRVHDVMINRQAADVTAAVTGHHRTHAAS from the coding sequence ATGAAGCTCACGCTGCCGCATAATCGGACGCTTTCGCTCGATCGCCCGGTGATCGTGGGCATTTTGAATCTGACGCCCGACAGTTTCTCCGACGGCGCGGCCTACGGCTCGGTCGATGCGGCGGCGGGGCATGCGATGCACATGATCGACGAAGGCGCGGACGTCATCGACCTCGGCGGCGAGTCGACGCGGCCGGGCGCATCGCGCATCGACGCCGATGAACAGCTTCGCCGCGTCATGCCCGTGCTCGAAAAGCTCGCCCCGCAGGTTCAAGTGCCCATCAGCATCGACACCACGCGCCGCTCCGTCGCCGAGGCGGCGATCCGCGCCGGTGCGTCGATCGTCAATGACGTCTCCGCCGGCCGCGATGATCCGGCGATGCTCCCCTTCGTCGCCGAGTGCGGCGCCGCGGTCGTGCTCATGCACATGCTCGGCGAGCCCGCCACCATGCAGCGTGATCCGCATTATCAGAACGTCGTCACGGAGGTGCGCGACTTTCTGCTTGGGCGCGTCGATGCGGCGATGGCGACGGGCGTCGATCCGAGCCGTATCATCCTCGACCCCGGCATCGGCTTCGGCAAGACGACCGAACACAATCTGCGTCTGCTCGCCGACCTGCCCGCGCTGGTGCGGACCGGCTATCCGATTCTGCTGGGCGCTTCGCGCAAGCGATTCCTTGGTCAAATCACCGGTCGGGCCGAACCGGCGCAGCGCGCCGCGGCGACGGCGGCGACGACGGCGATCGGCGTGGCGGCGGGGGTGAAGCTCTTTCGCGTGCATGATGTGATGATCAATCGGCAGGCGGCGGATGTAACCGCGGCCGTCACGGGGCATCACAGAACGCATGCGGCGTCTTGA
- the cyoE gene encoding protoheme IX farnesyltransferase encodes MNQPLPASVPAVPSVSMGLRHWVDVYKELTKFRLTALVMVTAGVGFVLGSVGPIDWAKLGYLLVGTFFASAAASTFNQLYEIERDAKMPRTCRRPLPSGRISRLHAVVFAVLAAGFGVTLQAAMVNPLAAGLTLLTILIYTLIYTPLKPISTANTMVGSVVGAIPPMMGYAGAAGLIDRGAWVLFATLFVWQIPHFLALAWLYRKDYALGGYRMLPIVDPTGSITGRTVVMWSWALLPIGLASTMVGLTGYVYAVGSLILGAWIIRLCLQLSHDLSDARARRLFLATLVYLPVLMTLMVLDRSQMYYDIPLEAIQAAAAQPSTDLATPPVLAADPIVSETISR; translated from the coding sequence ATGAACCAGCCGCTGCCCGCTTCCGTCCCTGCCGTGCCCTCGGTGTCGATGGGGCTGCGCCATTGGGTGGACGTCTACAAGGAGCTGACCAAGTTCCGCCTCACCGCGCTGGTGATGGTCACGGCGGGCGTCGGGTTCGTGCTCGGATCGGTCGGGCCCATCGACTGGGCGAAGCTGGGCTATCTGCTTGTCGGGACGTTCTTCGCCTCCGCCGCCGCGAGCACATTCAATCAGCTTTACGAGATCGAGCGCGATGCCAAGATGCCGCGCACGTGTCGTCGTCCGCTGCCGTCGGGGCGCATCAGCCGGCTCCACGCCGTGGTCTTCGCCGTGCTCGCGGCGGGGTTCGGCGTGACGCTTCAGGCCGCGATGGTCAACCCGCTCGCCGCCGGTCTGACCCTGCTGACGATTCTCATCTACACGCTCATCTACACGCCGCTCAAACCCATCAGCACGGCCAACACGATGGTCGGCTCCGTCGTCGGGGCGATTCCGCCGATGATGGGCTACGCCGGGGCCGCCGGGCTGATCGATCGCGGGGCGTGGGTCCTGTTCGCCACGCTTTTCGTCTGGCAGATTCCCCACTTCCTCGCCCTCGCCTGGCTCTACCGAAAGGACTACGCGCTGGGCGGCTATCGCATGCTCCCCATCGTCGATCCCACCGGCTCGATCACCGGACGCACCGTCGTGATGTGGTCATGGGCGCTCTTGCCGATCGGATTGGCTTCGACCATGGTCGGGCTGACCGGCTACGTCTACGCCGTCGGCTCGCTGATCCTCGGGGCCTGGATTATCCGGCTCTGCCTTCAACTCAGTCACGATCTGTCCGACGCCCGCGCCCGCCGGTTGTTCCTCGCCACGCTCGTCTACCTGCCCGTGCTGATGACGCTCATGGTTCTCGACCGGTCGCAGATGTACTACGACATCCCGCTCGAAGCCATCCAGGCCGCCGCCGCGCAGCCGAGCACCGACCTCGCCACGCCCCCCGTCCTCGCCGCCGACCCGATCGTCAGCGAAACGATTTCGCGGTGA
- a CDS encoding DUF3179 domain-containing protein produces MSRDSQPVVDGMELVVEQNVGDLKHAGYHATTLPILKELDERNFKSWTRFVVSHDEVIGVTINGESRAYPIRYLRWHEIVNDTIGGAPVAVTYNPLCDSSVVFDRRLNGITLNFGFSGLLYNSNLVMYDRDSMSLFCQLKAAAIAGPLAGQSLTVLPLWYGTWKDWSEQHPDTSVFTGNNIYKERYYRDPLPDYYDKGELRFPVAPLPPPGGRALMDIVQSPTMRARWFAWYALRGDKIE; encoded by the coding sequence ATGTCGCGCGATTCGCAACCGGTCGTCGACGGCATGGAACTCGTCGTCGAGCAAAACGTCGGCGACCTCAAGCACGCCGGTTACCACGCCACCACGCTCCCCATCCTCAAGGAACTCGACGAACGCAATTTCAAAAGCTGGACCCGCTTCGTCGTCTCGCATGACGAGGTGATCGGCGTCACGATCAACGGCGAGTCCCGCGCGTATCCGATCCGCTATCTCCGCTGGCACGAAATCGTCAACGATACCATCGGCGGCGCGCCCGTCGCCGTCACATACAACCCGCTCTGCGATTCGAGCGTCGTCTTCGATCGCCGGCTCAACGGCATAACGCTCAACTTCGGTTTCAGCGGGCTGCTCTACAACTCGAACCTTGTCATGTACGACCGCGATTCGATGTCGCTGTTCTGTCAGCTCAAAGCCGCCGCCATCGCCGGCCCGCTCGCCGGTCAATCGCTCACCGTCCTGCCCCTCTGGTACGGCACATGGAAAGACTGGTCCGAGCAGCACCCCGACACGAGCGTCTTCACCGGCAACAACATCTACAAGGAACGCTACTACCGCGATCCCCTCCCCGACTACTACGACAAAGGCGAACTCCGCTTCCCCGTCGCCCCGCTCCCGCCCCCCGGCGGCCGCGCCCTCATGGACATCGTCCAATCCCCCACAATGCGCGCCCGCTGGTTCGCCTGGTACGCCCTCCGCGGCGACAAAATCGAATGA